TTATGCAACGTTTCGCAGCCCACGCTCTCCGGCGCCATTCGCAGCATCGAGGAAGAATTCGGGCTGCCGATCGTGCGGCGTGGCCGTCGCTTCGAAGGGTTCACGCCGGAAGGCGAGCGCGTACTGGCGTGGGCGCGTCAGGTGCTGGCCGATTGCGAGGGCTTGCGTCAGGAGGCGAGTGCGAGCCGCCGCGAGGTCTCTGGATGCCTGCGTATCGGCGCCATTCCCACTGCTTTGCCGCTCGTGCCGTTGTTGACCGATGCGTGTCTTCGCGCATTCCCCGGCATGCGTCACGAGGTCTGCACGCTGTCCGCGACACAGGCTCTGCGACAACTCTCGGAACTCGATCTGGATGTGGGGTTGAGTTATCTCGACGATCCGCGTCTGCGCGAGTTCGAGACCATCTCCCTGTTCCGCGAGCGGTATGTGCTCATTGCACGCGACGAAACGGCATTGGCAGGACGCACTTCGCTCTCCTGGCATGAGGCCGCAAGGCTGCCGCTATGTCTGCTGACCGGCAACATGCAGTGCCGTCAGGGCATCGATGCGGCGCTGGCGCGCTCGGGAACCTCGGTGTCGCCACGCGTGGAGACGGACTCGCTCATGGCGCTTTACGCGCATGTGCGATGCGCGGGGCTGTACAGCATCGTGCCGCACAGCGTGTTGTGTCTTGCGGAGATGCGCGACGAACTGCATGCGGTGCCGTTGCAACCCGCGCTGTACCGCGAAATCGGCCTGATCCTGCATGAGCGGCAGCCGCGCTCCCCCTTGCTCGACGCGGCGGTGGTGGCGTTTCGCTCGGTCGATCTTCAATCCCGCCTCGACGCGCTGCTGCCGTAAAAATCGCTTGACCTAAAGTCGGCTTGAACTGGCAGACTGCATGATGTGCGCGACTGCCGGACGACTGCCGGATGGATGTCGGAACGTCATGGGGATCGAACGCCGTTCGTCCGGTGCGCACTTCGAACGTACCATCACGAGGTGTACCAATGACAGAACCCGTCAATCAAGATCAGGCCGAGCTATGGAACGGACGCTCGGGCAGCGCATGGGTAGACAATCGCGCGATGCTCGACCGGATGTTCGTGCCGCTTGCGGCGTTTCTCATCGATCGCGCGAATGAAGTGGCGCGACAGGTTCCCTCAGGCCGGGCGCTCGACGTGGGATGCGGCACCGGCGGCACCACGCTGGCGTTGTCGCAGGCCCTCGGCAACACCTGGCAAGTCACCGGGGCGGATATTTCCGCGCCGATGATTGCCGAGGCGCGGGCGCGTTCGTCGCCTCGGTCACCATCGTCACCTTCGTCGCATGGTGGCACGCCGATCGAATTCGTCCGTGCCGACGCGCAGACCCACGCGTTTCCCCCTGCCCATTTCGACCTCGCCGTCTCGCGACTTGGCGTGATGTTCTTCGACGACCCGGTCGCGGCCTTCGCCAACTTGCGCGCCGCCTGCCGTCCCGGCGCATGGCTGCATATGCTCGCGTGGCGCAGTCCCGCCGAAAATCCCTTCATGACGGTGGCCGAGCGCGCCGCGAAGCCGTTGTTGCCGGACCTTCCGGCGCGCCGGCCCGGTGCGCCGGGTCAGTTCGGTTTCGCGGAGCGAATGCGCGTCGAAGACATCATGGCATCGAGTGGGTGGACGAATGTCTCGTTGACGCCAGTCCATTTCGAGTGCTCGTTCGCACAGGCCGATTTGCGCGATTACGCGTCGCGCCTTGGGCCGGTGGGGCTGGCGCTGGCCGGGTTGGCGCCGGCCGAACGAGAGCGCGTCGTGGACCGGCTCGTCGAGGCTTACGCGCCGTTCGTTGCGAACGGCGAAGTCCGTTTCACCGCGGCGTGCTGGCACCTCTCGGCACGCGCGCCCGCCGCGAGCCGTTAGCCGTCAACCGTTAGCGGGCGGGTATCCGGGCGCCCTCGGGCGCGTTGATAGATTTCACCGATCAATCGATCGGCCGGAACGATTTTCCAGACGACACGCATACACCGATCATTGGCCTCAATGCAGCGACGCCGGCATGCGTCGCCCGGCAGACATCTTGCAAAACATCCTTCAGGAGCGAGACATCATGGCCAAGATTGTGTGTGTGCTTTACGACGACCCCGTTACCGGATATCCGAAGACCTACGCCCGCGACGATCTGCCGAAGATCGAGTGCTATCCCGACGGGCAGACGCTGCCTACCCCGCGCGCCATCGATTTCCGGGCGGGCGCCCTGCTCGGCAGCGTGTCGGGCGAGCTGGGTCTGCGCAAGTATCTTGAATCGAACGGCCACGAACTCGTGGTGACGTCGAGCAAGGACGGCGAGAACAGCGTGCTCGATCGCGAACTGGCCGACGCCGAGATCGTCATCTCGCAGCCGTTCTGGCCTGCTTACATGACAGCCGAGCGTATCAAGCGCGCGAAGCGGCTGAAGATGATCGTGACCGCCGGTATCGGCTCGGATCACACCGATCTGCAAGCCGCGATGGAACATGGCATCACCGTCGCGGAAGTTACGTACTGCAACAGCAACAGCGTGGCCGAGCACGTGATGATGACGACGCTTGCTCTCGTGCGGAACTATCTGCCGTCGTATCAGTGGGTGCTCAAAGGGGGCTGGAACATTGCCGACTGCGTCGAGCGTTCGTACGATCTGGAGGGCATGCATGTCGGCACGGTGGCGGCAGGGCGCATCGGGCTGCGCGTGCTGCGGCTGATGAAACCGTTCGGCACGCATCTGCATTACCTCGATCGTCATCGCCTGCCGGAATCGGTCGAGAAGGAGCTGAACCTCACGCACCACACCAGTCTCGAGAGCCTGGCAAAGGTTTGCGACGTAGTCACGCTGAACTGTCCGCTGCATCCGGAAACGGAACACATGATCAACGCCGACAGCCTGAAGCACTTCAAGCGCGGCGCCTATCTGATCAACACGGCGCGTGGCAAACTGTGCGATCGCGACGCCGTAGCGGCCGCGCTCGAAAGCGGTCAGCTCGCGGGGTATGGCGGCGACGTGTGGTTTCCGCAGCCGGCGCCGACCGATCATCCGTGGCGTCGCATGCCGCATCACGGCATGACGCCGCACATCTCAGGCACGAGCCTCTCGGCGCAAACGCGCTACGCCGCCGGCACACGCGAAATTCTGGAGTGCTATTTCGAGAATCGTCCGATCCGCAACGAATACCTTATCGTGCAGGGCGGCAAGCTCGCCGGTGTGGGGGCGCATTCATACAGCGCCGGTAACGCCACAGGCGGTTCGGAAGAGGCGGCGCGCTTCAAGCAGTCGGCCTGATGCCGACACGCACCATCGTCACCCGACTCACCGGACTCGCGTAGTTCTCGCGCCGGCCGGTTCCGGTTCCTGTTGTGCCCGCCGGGTCGTCGGTCCGACGTCCGGCGGGGTAGTGCCTCCTCGTGCAACATCGCGACCTCGGGCCGGCACATCTCGTCGATGTGCCGGCCATTTTTTCGACGCCGCCGAAATGGCTCCGCGCACCGCTCAGGCTGGACGCTTCGGAATGTCCAGCCCGCGCACGACCGCCGCCCGCGCGACGAATGCGCTCAGTGCGCGCTGCACGTTCTTGAAGCGGTCGAACTCGACCAGCTCGCCCGCTTCGTAAAAGCCGACGAGGTTGCGAATCCACGGGAACGTCGCGATGTCGGCGATGGTGTACTCGTCGCCCATGATCCATCGACGGTCGGCCAGACGCGCATCGAGCACGCCAAGCAGGCGCTTCGATTCGGCGACGTAACGATCGCGCGGACGCTTGTCTTCGTACTCCTTGCCGGCGAACTTATGGAAGAAGCCGAGTTGGCCGAACATCGGGCCGACGCCGCCCATCTGGAACATTACCCATTGCAGCGTTTCGTAACGTGCGGCCGGATCCGCGGGTAGCAGCTTGCCGGTCTTTTCCGCGAGATACCAGAGGATCGCGCCGGATTCGAACAACGGCAGCGGCTTGCCGCCTGGACCGTTCGGGTCGAGGATCGCCGGGATCTTGTTGTTCGGATTGAGCGACAGGAATTCCGGCGAGAACTGGTCGTCGGTCTGAAAGCTCACGAGGTGGACTTCGTACGGCAGCCCGATTTCTTCGAGCATGATCGATACCTTCACCCCATTGGGCGTAGGCAGCGAATACAGTTGCAGGCGCTCCGGATGCACGGCAGGCCATTTGCGCGTGATTGGAAACTGGGACAAATCGACGGATTGATCGGACATGGGGATCGACGCATTCGTGATTGAGCGGCCATCGTGCGCCGCGGGACGCTCAATATAACGCCAAGCGCGCCAACGTGCTGCGGACCGCCTCTGCAGTCCGGCCGCCAAAGGGCGAATGCCCCGCGCGCGCCCTGCGCGTGCTTCATGACAGACATGAGACGCCTTGCATGAATCTCGCTCAATTTCGCGTCAAGAAATCTCACCTTGCAACGGCGCTCATCGCGACCTTAAATTGAAAACCTTCGCTCGCGTGGCCTACTCGCCGACGCACGAAGTCTTCTCACGCTGTCCGGTCCGTAATTCGGCGCTTCGTCATGTTGCGCTCCGTCATGGGTCGCCGTGCTGGCGTCACGCGAACTTACGCCTCGCGTCGACGATGCCGTGACGTGGCATCCCGCGCCGCAACGCGGTCATGCCGTCAGTGGCGTCACGTTGCGACACCCGTCGCTACCGTTCTTAGGCCCCATCGCGCATTGCGCAAGGATCACACCATGAGCACGTTCAAGACGAAGGATGGCACCTCGATTTTCTACAAGGACTGGGGCAAGGGGCGCCCGGTGGTGTTCTCCCATGGCTGGCCGCTCAGTGCCGACGCCTGGGACGCACAAATGCTGTTTCTCGCGCAGCACGGCTACCGCGTGATCGCCCATGACCGCCGCGGTCACGGCCGCTCGGATCAGCCGGGTACCGGAAACGACATGGACACTTACGCCGACGATCTCGCCGCACTCGTCGAGCACCTCGATCTGAAGGACGCCACGTTCGTCGGGCATTCGACCGGCGGCGGCGAAGTCGTCCACTACCTCGGCCGTCATGGTACGGCGCGCGCGGCGCAGGCCGTGCTCATCGGCGCCGTGCCTCCCGTCATGGTGAAGTCGGAAAAGAATCCAAACGGCCTGCCGATCGGCGTATTCGACGAGATTCGCGCGAATGTCGTGGCCAATCGCTCGCAGTTCTATCGGGATCTGGCGGTGCCGTTCCATGGGTACAACCGACCGAGCGCAAAGCCGTCGCAGGGCGTGATCGATGCGTTCTGGTTGCAGGGCATGTGGGGGTCGCACCTCGGCCAGTATCTGTGCGTGAAAGAGTTCTCGGAAGTCGATTACACCGAGGATCTGAAGAAAATCGACGTGCCGACGCTCGTGCTGCATGGTGACGACGACCAGATCGTGCCCATCGACAATTCGGGCAAGCTCACTGCGCAGATCGTCAGGAACGCCACGCTGAAGGTGTACCCGGGCGGCTCGCACGGCATGTGCGTCGTCGAGGCCGACAAGGTGAACGCCGACCTGCTGGCGTTCCTGCGCGAGGCGTCGTGACACCGCCGAGCCGTTGGATGCGCAGCGCCTGAGCGCGCTGCACGCATGAAAAAGGGACGGCATGACCGTCCCTTCCGTCGCTTCCGTCCCTTCCCCCGCTTCCGTCGCTTTCCCCGCTTTTTTCACCCGCGCCGTTTCACGTCACGGCGTCCGGACGCGCTCGCCGGGCGCGAGACGCTCAGCCGTTGAGAACCTTGGCGATGCTGTCGGCCACGACAGCCACATTGCTCTCGTTGAGTCCCGCCACGCACATGCGTCCCGAGCGGATCAGGTACACACCGTGTGCTTCGCGCAACACGTCGACCTGGGCCGCCGAGAGCCCCGTGTACGTGAACATGCCGCGCTGTTCCAGATAACGCGAGAGCATGTTGTCCGGCACGCGACCGCGCAGACCTTCGTGGATCGCTCCCCGCATGCGGGTAATGCGCTGGCACATCGTGGAGAGTTCGTCTTCCCACGACTTGCGCAGTTCCGGCGTGCTCAACACCTTGGCGACGATCTTCGCGCCATGCGTCGGCGGGTTGCTGTAGTTCGAGCGCACGGCGCTCGTGAGCTGACCCAGCACGCGGTCGGCGGCTTCCGGCGACTCGCAGATGACCGACAGGCCGCCGCAGCGCTCGCCGTACAGCGAAAAGTTCTTCGAGAACGAGTTGGCGACGAATGCCGGCAGGCCCTGGCGCGCAAGTTCGCGAATCACGAAGGCGTCGGCTTCGATGCCCGAGCCGAAGCCCTGATAGGCCATGTCGACGAAGGGCAGCAACTCGCGCTGCTTGAGCACTTCGATGAGCTGCACCCATTGCGCGTCGTTCAGATCGACGCCGGTCGGGTTATGGCAGCACGCGTGCAGCAACACCACGCTGCGCGCCGGCAGCTTGTCGATGGCGTCGACCATCGCTTCGAACTGCAGGCCGCCCGTGGCTTCGTCGTAATACGGATACGTATTCACGGTGAAACCGGCACGCTCGAAGATGAAGCGATGGTTGTCCCACGTCGGATCGCTCACCCAGACCTGCGAGTTCGGGAAGTAACGCTTGATGAAATCGGCGCCGACCTTGAGCGCGCCCGAGCCGCCGAGCGTCTGCACCGTGGCGATGCTGCCGTTCTTGCGGGCCGGGGAGTCCTCGCCGAACACGAGGCCCTGGACTGCATCGCGGTAGTTGGCGAAGCCGGCCATCGGCAGGTACGGCTTCGGACCGACTTCGGCCAGCAGCAGCGCTTCGGCCTGACGGACCGCGTTCATGACCGGCAGACGGCCCGTGTCGTCGTAATAGATGCCGATGCTCAGGTTGACCTTGTTGGTGCGCGGGTCCTTCGCGAAATTCTCGTTCAGCGAGAGGATCGGGTCACCGGGGTAGGCATCGATATGTTCGAACATGGCAGTTCCTGAAAGACGAAAGAAAGTCGGTAGGGCGGACGTGTCGGTACATCGGTCGGCGCGAACGTCGCAAACGACCGATGATACCGCTAGTGCGGCACTGTCGGGTGGGCGCCGGATAAGCACCGGACAGCGGGGGCCCGGCGCCACATGGGGAGCGCGGATGTCGCGCCGATCGATTTACCGCGTTGCGCTGGCCGGCACCGGCGCGGCGCCGTTTTTCTGACGCAGACGATAGCCGATGCCGAGCACGGTCAGCCATACGGGAATCAGATAGACCGAGATGCGCAGGTCGGGAATCAGGTACATGATGACCAGAATGCCGGCGAGGAACGCGAGGCACAGGTAGTTCGTGAGCGGATAACCGAGGCTCCTGAAATAAGTGGTCTGACCCGCACGGGCCTTGGCACGGCGAAACGCCAGGTGAATCACGCTGATCATCGCCCAGTTGATGATGAGTGCCGAGACGACCAGCCCCATCAGCAGTTCGAACGCCTTGCCCGGCATGAAGTAATTAATGACCACGCACACGGCGGTTGCCGCTGCCGAGACCCCGAGGGCGGCGAGCGGAATGCCTCGCGCGTTGACCTTGAGCAGTGCCCGCGGGGCATTGCCCTGGCCGGCCAGGCCGTAAAGCATGCGGCTGTTGCAGTACACGCAACTGTTGTAGACGGACAGGGCGGCGGTCAGCACCACGGCGTTGAGTACGTGAGCGACGAAGTTGCTGTTCAACTCGTGGAAGATCAGCACGAACGGGCTGCCGCCGGTAACGACCTTCTCCCACGGATACAGCGAGAGCAGCACGCCGAGGGCGCCGACGTAGAAAATCAGAATACGGTAAATGACCTGGTTGGTCGCGCGCGGAATGGAGTGCGAAGGGTCGTCTGCTTCCGCCGCCGTAATGCCGACCAGTTCGAGTCCTCCGAAGGAGAACATGATGACGGCCATTGCCATCACGAGACCGGACACGCCATTCGGGAAGAAGCCGCCGTGTTGCCACAGATTGGCGACACCGGCTTCGGGGCCGGCGTTGCCCGAAAAGAGCAGATAGCCGCCGAAACCGATCATGCCGACGATGGCGGCGACCTTGACGATGGCGAACCAGAACTCCATTTCGCCGTACGACTTCACACTGGAGAGGTTGATCGCGTTGATGACGCCGAAGCACACGAGTGCGGAGACCCATGTGGGAATCGCGGGCCACCAGTACTGCACGTAGATGCCCACGGCGGAGAGCTCGGCCATCGAGACGAGCACGTAGAGCACCCAGTAGTTCCATCCCGAGACGAAGCCCGCGAACTGGCCGCAATACTTGTTGGCAAAGTAACTGAACGAGCCGGCGACGGGTTCGTCGACGACCATTTCACCGAGCTGTCGCATGATGAAGAACGCGACGATGCCCGCGATGGCGTAGCCCAGCAATACTGACGGGCCTGCGGTCTTGATGGTTTGGGCGATGCCTAGAAAGAGGCCGGTGCCGATCGCGCCACCCAGCGCGATCAATTGGATGTGACGATTCTTCAGGCCGCGGTGTAGCGAGCCGTCTTGTGCTGCATTGGTGGACATGTCCGTTCCTTACCCTATCTTCACCACGCGGCGCGCTTCTCTGTTTTCGTTCGATGGGAACGAACCGGAACCGTTTAGCCGCCACGGCGCGGCGCTTGTGACGCCGTCGCCGTGTCCTTTGGGACCGTCCGCACGAGCGGACGGTCATGTCTGCCCGAACTCAGACCTTGAGCGTGCCGCGCTCGATCTGGTCGCGCTCCAGCGATTCGAACAGCGCCTTGAAGTTGCCTTCGCCGAAACCATCGTCGCCTTCGCGTTGAATGAATTCGAAGAACACCGGCCCGAGCAGGGTCTTCGAGAAGATCTGCAACAGCAGGCGCGGCTTGCCGCCTTCGGTCGTGCCATCCACCAGAATGCCGCGCGACTTCAGTTCGCCCACCGGCTGACCATGACCGGGCAGACGGGTCTCGAGGCCCTGGTAGTAGAAGTCGTTCGGAGCCGTCATGAGTTCGACGCCTGCCATTTGCAGATTGTCGATGACCTGGATCAGGTTGTCGGTGAGGAAGGCGATGTGCTGAATTCCTTCGCCGTTGAAGGCCATCAGGAATTCCTCGATCTGGCCGCTGCCCTTGGCCGATTCCTCGTTCAGAGGAATGCGGATTTTACCATCGGGGGCGGTCATCGCCTTGGAAGTCAGGCCCGTGTATTCGCCCGAAATGTCGAAATAGCGAATCTCGCGGAAGTTGAACAGCTTCTCGTAGAAATTGGCCCAGTACGCCATACGGCCGCGATAGACGTTGTGCGTCAGGTGGTCGATCAGACGCAGGCCGTGGCCGACCGGATGGCGATCGACGCCTTCCACGTATTCGAAGTCGATGTCATAGATCGACTTGCCGTCTTCGAAGCGGTCGATCAGATACAGCGGCGCGCCGCCGATCCCCTTGATCGCCGGCAGACGCAATTCCATCGGGCCGGTCTCGATCTCGACGGGTTGCGCGCCGAGTTCCAGGGCGCGAGCGTAGGCCTTGTGCGAATCCTTCACGCGAAACGCCATGCCACAGGCGCTCGGGCCGTGTTCGGCGGCGAAGTAGGCCGCTTCGCTGTTCGGCTCGCGATTCACAATGAAGTTGATGTCGCCCTGACGGTACAGCAACACGTCCTTGGAGCGATGGCGTGCCACGAGGGTGAAGCCCATCTGTTCGAAAATGGGTTCGAGGACGTTCGGCGTGGGCGACGCGAATTCCACGAATTCGAAGCCCATCAATTGCATCGGATTTTCAAACAGGTCGGCCATGATCGTCTCGGCAGGTGAAGTGGTTTGCAGGGATGACAAATAGGGTCGACGCAAAGATTCGAAGAAAGTTGTCGCCGGGCATTCGAACAAGGCGCCGGAACGTGAAACAAAATTGTGCTCGACGTACCGGTGGGTCGGGAAATGCCGGCGAACGTGTTCCGTTGCCCGAAATTCATGCCGCGGCAATGGATTGCCACAACTTTGCGTCATTTCATGTGGGGCAGTGTAAGTGCGGCGACGCAAAATAGGATTTCGTAAGAGCGCTATGGAAACCCTAGGTTATGCACTAATATTTCTGAAGTTGTTTATATGAGGAAATTAAAGTGCAAAACATCGAGATCGATCGGATCGACATCCGTTTGCTGGGGATCTTGCAGTCCAACGGGCGCATTTCGAATCTGGAACTGGCCGAGGCGATCAAACTGTCGCCTGCACAGACGCTGCGCCGCCATCGCCGTCTGGAAGAGATGGGCGTCATCAAAGGCTACGACACCCGGCTCGATGCCCAGCGGCTGGGCTTCAGTGTCGTGGCGTTCGTTCACGTGACGATGGAGCGCGGCCATATCCGCGACCTGTCGAACTTCAAGGGACTGGTCGCGGAACTCGCGCAAATTCAGGAGTGTTTCTCCGTGACTGGCGACATCGATTATGTCCTCAAGGTGGTGGCACGCGATCTGAAGGCGTTGTCCGATTTTCTGCTCGACACGCTCATGCGCATTCCGGGTGTCAGCGCGGTGAAGTCGAGCGTTTGCCTCGATGAGATCAAGTGCACCTCAGCCGTGCCCCTGCAAGCCCTGGCATGATTGGCCGCCACGCGTCGCGAGCCAGGCGCACAGTACCGCCGCCGCGACCATTGCGCAGCCGGCCCATGGCGTGAGCGCAAGCGCATCGATATCGACGAGCGCGCCGCCCGCGCCCGCGCCAAGCGCTACGCCAACGTGCATGGCGGCCACGTTCACCCCCACGTTGGCATCGGCATCGTGCGGTGCCGAGCGAATCAAATGGTTCTGTACCACGGGCGAGATCGACCACGACAGCGATCCCCACACCATCATCGCGACGAGAAAAAACACGGTCTGCCATATGTCACCGTGATAGTGCAGCGCCGCCAGCGGCACGCTCATCATCGCAACGAAGAACAGCGCCGGACAGCCGAGGAGCGACGCGACGGGGCCAACGCGATCCGCCGCCCATCCGCCGAGCCACGCCCCCGCGACCCCGGCCACGCCGAACGCCAGGAACAGCAGACTCATCGTATGGGGCGATGGCGCGAACAGCGATTCCAGGTAAGGCACCAAATAGGCGAACAGCGTGAAGTGGCCGCCGAGCATTGCAATCGTCACGCCCTGCGCTGCGAGACGCCGCGGTTGCGCAAGAGCGCGAACGTAAGTCCGCAGCGTAAGCACCGCGCTCGGAGCGCTCGGCGGCAAGACGCGCCAGAGCACGAAGACAAGCGGCGCGCTGGCGAGGGCGATGGCCGCGAAAACGGCGCGCCAGCCGGCCCAGTGTTCGAGCGTCATGCCCAGCGGCACGCCGAGCACGAGCGAAGCGCTGATGCCCATGAAGATGATGCCGACGGCGCGCCCGTGATACTCGGGCGGTGTGATGTCGGTCGCCAGGCGAGAGCAGAGCAGCACGATGGTGGCGCAACTCGCGGCCATCGCAATGCGCGTGACAAACAGCGCGGCGTAATCCGGTGCCAGAGCCGCGGCGACGTTGCTCAACGCGAAGACCACGAGTGCCACGAGCAGCGCGCGCCGGCGCGAATGCCGCGAGAGCCATGCCGCCATCGTGAAGGCCCACAACGCGAACACGGCGGAGAAGATCGTCGTCAGCTGCCCTGCCGAGGCCGTCGAAACGTTCAGTCCCGTCGCGATGGCCGGGAGTATCCCGGTGCAGATGTTCTCGTCGATGCCGACGAGGAACACCGTCAGCGCAAGCCACCAGACCCGGCCCGTATGCGGGCGTTGGCGCGTGGCCGCGGGGTTCGCGCAGGCGGGCTTTGCCGCAGCGGCGGGCGCAGCAGACGAAGCGGAAGAAGGGGACGAAGGGGACGAAGGGGAAGAAGTCGGAACGGATGTCAAGGCGGTCTCCGATGTCGTGACATGTGCCGCGCGACACCGGGATTGGCGCCGACAGCCGAGCATGTCGATCCGTCGGGTTTCGGGACTGGCCCTTGGTTATCCCATAGGGCGACACGATATCGGAGACGCGCGCGCCGGACAAGTCCCGGGCGGACGGCGTGGGACGGCATGGGACGACATGCCCCGCGCAGCACAGGCATCGCGGACAGCAGATAGACGTCACCATCGCCATCCCATATCGTGGGAATGTCGCGAGGCGACACATCATGGTTGACAGCGCCCAAAAATCTGTGATTTCATGTGCCACATGATCACCGCGCACTTCTCCCTCTCGCTACGACTACTAGCCCGCTCCACCGGGCTTGGTCCGTTGCTGCGCGCGTGCATCGTCTGAATTCCTCACTGAAGCACCGCTGATTTTCCCCAGTTACGCCGACCTGAGCCCCGGTTCATCCAACCGGAGGTCGTAGCTTATCTGCGTCTGTGCGTCGTCCGGTTGACACTTTTGCTGACAATCGAGACACCGCCATGTTGAAAAACCCCGCTACGAAGTATCGTCCGTTCACCCCGGTCAACATTCCCGACCGACAGTGGCCGAGCCGCACCATCACGCGCGCACCGATCTGGATGAGTACCGATTTGCGCGACGGCAATCAGGCGCTCTTCGAGCCGATGGACGCGCAGCGCAAGATGCGCATGTTCAAGACGCTCGTCGCCATCGGCTTCAAGGAAATCGAAGTGGCGTTCCCCTCGGCCTCCGATACCGATTTCAACTTCGTGCGCGAACTGATCGAAGGCGGCCACATTCCCGATGACGTCACGATCGAAGTCCTCACGCAAGCGCGCGACGACCTCATCGAGCGCACGTTCGCGGCCCTCAAGGGTGCACCGCGCGCCATCGTCCACCTCTATAACGCCACCGCGCCCGAATTCCGCCGC
This is a stretch of genomic DNA from Pandoraea faecigallinarum. It encodes these proteins:
- a CDS encoding Lrp/AsnC family transcriptional regulator; amino-acid sequence: MQNIEIDRIDIRLLGILQSNGRISNLELAEAIKLSPAQTLRRHRRLEEMGVIKGYDTRLDAQRLGFSVVAFVHVTMERGHIRDLSNFKGLVAELAQIQECFSVTGDIDYVLKVVARDLKALSDFLLDTLMRIPGVSAVKSSVCLDEIKCTSAVPLQALA
- a CDS encoding MFS transporter, which encodes MTSVPTSSPSSPSSPSSASSAAPAAAAKPACANPAATRQRPHTGRVWWLALTVFLVGIDENICTGILPAIATGLNVSTASAGQLTTIFSAVFALWAFTMAAWLSRHSRRRALLVALVVFALSNVAAALAPDYAALFVTRIAMAASCATIVLLCSRLATDITPPEYHGRAVGIIFMGISASLVLGVPLGMTLEHWAGWRAVFAAIALASAPLVFVLWRVLPPSAPSAVLTLRTYVRALAQPRRLAAQGVTIAMLGGHFTLFAYLVPYLESLFAPSPHTMSLLFLAFGVAGVAGAWLGGWAADRVGPVASLLGCPALFFVAMMSVPLAALHYHGDIWQTVFFLVAMMVWGSLSWSISPVVQNHLIRSAPHDADANVGVNVAAMHVGVALGAGAGGALVDIDALALTPWAGCAMVAAAVLCAWLATRGGQSCQGLQGHG